The DNA window CATACTCATCTAAGTTTGCTGCGCGGAATTCGCGAACGAAGCGCTTAGGAGCAGTATTCGCTTTATCAGCATGTCCTTTTTCCGGTTTGTTAGAAAGCTTAGCGCGCTTATCTTCAAAACCTACTTGGATAGCTTCGTAGCCATCGCCTTCAACTGATTTCTTTTGAAGAACAACGTTGTTAGCTGCTTCGATAACAGTTACAGGGATAAGCTCACCGTTTTCAGCGAAAACTTGAGTCATACCGATTTTTCTTCCTAAGATTCCTTTGGTCATGAGTCACACCTCCTGTTAAATGATTGTTTATTTATTAAAGTTTAATTTCGATGTCAACACCAGATGGTAAATCCAAACGCATTAATGAATCAACTGTTTGTGGTGTTGGGTTTACGATATCGATTAAGCGTTTATGTGTACGCATTTCAAATTGCTCACGAGAATCTTTGTACTTATGCACCGCACGAAGTATCGTGTAAACAGATTTCTCAGTCGGCAATGGAATCGGACCTGATACCGCAGCACCTGAACGTTTAGCTGTTTCAACGATTTTCTCAGCAGATTGATCAAGAATTCTGTGATCATATGCTTTTAATCGAATTCGAATTTTTTGTTTTGCCATCATTTTCCCTCCTTTTCGCCTATTTAACTATAGACATTCTCCATGGAAATTTCCCACACATCCGCCATGGCAAAGCGGCCGGGTGTGTCAGCAACCTTCCACTTCATCGCAGTCAAAGACCAACATTGTCTATTATACTAAAAGCCCAGAGAATATGCAATACAAAGATTGAAATTCTTTGTGCCTCACACACTTTTACTATTATACATAGTTTGAATAAAGTTTTCAACCACTCATTGGGATTCACATTTTCTTCTATATATAATAGAAGGAATAATTAATCCAGCTTGCTTCCCTAAGGTTTCGTTCTATCCTTCAAACAAAACGGAATAGAACAATAGATAGGATTCCTTGCTTTTTTGGCAATAAAAAAAAGCAGATGGTGATCAGCCATCTGCTTTTTGATATCGAACTAAGCAGGATTACTCAGTGATAGTTGCTACTACACCAGCGCCTACAGTACGTCCGCCTTCACGGATTGAGAATTTAGTACCTTCTTCAATCGCGATTGGAGCGATAAGTTCAACAGTCATTTCAATGTTATCGCCAGGCATTACCATTTCAACGCCTTCTGGAAGTTGAATGATGCCAGTTACGTCAGTTGTACGGAAGTAGAACTGAGGGCGGTAGTTTGAGAAGAATGGAGTATGACGTCCACCTTCTTCTTTAGAAAGAACGTAAACTTCTGATTTGAATTTAGTGTGTGGAGTGATTGTACCTGGTTTAGCAAGTACTTGTCCACGTTGTACATCGTCACGAGCAACCCCACGAAGAAGTGCACCGATGTTGTCTCCAGCTTCTGCATAGTCAAGAAGCTTACGGAACATTTCAACACCTGTTACAGTAGTTGATTTTGGCTCTTCAGTTAAACCGATGATGTCGATAGTGTCACCAACTTTAACTTGTCCACGCTCAACACGTCCTGTAGCAACTGTTCCACGACCAGTGATAGAGAATACATCCTCAACTGGCATCATGAATGGCTTTTCAGTGTCACGTTCTGGAGTTGGGATATACTCATCAACTGCGTTCATAAGTTCAACGATTTTTTCTTCCCACTCAGCTTCTCCTTCAAGAGCTTTAAGAGCAGAACCTTTGATTACTGGAATGTCGTCGCCTGGGAAATCGTACTCAGAAAGAAGGTCACGAACTTCCATTTCAACTAATTCAAGCAATTCTTCGTCGTCTACCATGTCACATTTGTTCATGAATACAACTAGGTAAGGAACACCAACTTGGCGAGATAGCAAGATGTGCTCACGAGTTTGTGGCATTGGGCCGTCAGCAGCAGAAACAACTAGGATTCCGCCGTCCATTTGTGCAGCACCAGTGATCATGTTTTTAACGTAGTCAGCATGTCCTGGGCAGTCAACGTGTGCATAGTGGCGAGTATCAGTTTCGTACTCAACGTGTGCTGTTGAGATTGTGATTCCACGCTCGCGCTCTTCTGGAGCAGCATCGATCATGTCGTATGCCATAGCTGCACCTTTACCGCTGCGCTTTGCAAGAACAGTAGTGATAGCTGCTGTCAAAGTAGTTTTACCATGGTCAACGTGACCAATTGTACCAATGTTCGCATGTGTTTTGGAACGATCGAATTTCTCTTTACCCATTTGGAAATCCTCCTTTAATTTTAAAAGAAATTATTTGTTGTTTTATTATGATTCAAAGAAGATGGTGTACCATCTTCTTATTACCACGTTCTACACTAGTAGTTATACTTCATTAAAGGTGAGAAATCAATTACTCGCCTTTATTTTTTTTGATGATTTGTTCGCTGATTGATTTTGGTACTTCTTCGTAATGATCGAAGTGCATGGAGAATACTCCACGTCCTTGCGTATTAGAACGAAGGGAAGTTGCGTAACCAAACATTTCAGAAAGTGGAACGAATGATTTAACAACTTGCGCATTACCACGAGCTTCCATTCCTTCAACTCGTCCACGACGAGAAGTAACGTCACCCATGATATCTCCTAAATATTCTTCAGGGATAACAATCTCAACCTTCATGATAGGCTCAAGAATTACTGGGTTACATTTTGAAACAGCATTTTTAAGCGCCATAGATGCCGCAATTTTGTATGCCATCTCAGAGGAGTCAACATCATGGTAAGAACCGTCAAACAAACGAGCTTTGATGTCGATTAGCGGATAGCCCGCAAGTACACCGTTGTCAAGCGCATCTTCTAATCCGGATTGGATAGCAGGTACGTATTCACGAGGTACTACACCACCGACGATTCCGTTTTCGAATTCGAATCCTTTTCCTTCTTCGTTAGGAGAGAATTCGATCCAAACGTGACCGTATTGTCCGCGTCCACCGGATTGTCGAACGAATTTACCTTCGACTTGAGCAGAAGCACGGAAAGTTTCACGGTAAGAAACTTGAGGTGCACCAACATTTGCTTCAACTTTGAATTCACGCTTCATACGGTCAACGATGATATCAAGGTGAAGTTCACCCATACCAGCAATGATAACTTGTCCAGTTTCCTGGTCAGTGTGCGCACGGAACGTAGGATCCTCTTCTTGAAGCTTTTGTAAAGCTGTAGTCATTTTATCTTGGTCAGCTTTAGATTTAGGTTCAATTGCAACAGAGATAACCGGCTCAGGGAATTCCATAGACTCAAGAATTACTAGACTCTTTTCATCACATAGAGTGTCGCCTGTAGTAGTGTCTTTAAGACCTACAGCAGCTGCGATATCACCTGCATACACTTGAGAGATCTCTTCACGGGAGTTAGCGTGCATTTGCAGGATACGACCTACGCGTTCACGTTTGCCCTTTGTAGAGTTTTGTACGTATGAACCGGAGCTTAATGTACCGGAATACACACGGAAGAATGTCAATTTACCGACATAAGGGTCAGTCATTACTTTAAACGCTAGAGCAGAGAATGGCTCTTCGTCGCTTGATGGGCGAGTAATCTCTTCATCTGAATCAGGAACAGTTCCTTTGATTGCAGGAACATCCAATGGAGATGGTAGATAGTCGATTACTGTATCCAACATAAGCTGAACACCTTTGTTTTTAAAGGCAGATCCACAGATTACAGGATAGAATTCAACGTTAACAGTACCTTTACGGATAGCTGCTTTCAATTCATCAGTAGAGATTTCTTCTCCACCAAGGTATTTTTCCATTAATTCTTCATCAAGTTCTGCAACTGCTTCGATTAATTTTTCACGCCATTCTTCTGCAAGCTCTTGGTGAGACTCAGGAATGTCGCGAACCTCGATTTCAGTACCCAGGTCGTTGCCATAGAATACTGCTCTCATTTCGACTAAGTCGATGATCGCTTCAAACTCATCTTCAGCTCCGATAGGGATCTGAATTGGATGAGCATTCGCTTGAAGACGGTCATGAAGAGTTTTTACAGAGTACAAGAAGTCTGCACCGATTTTGTCCATTTTGTTGACGAAAACGACACGCGGTACTCCGTAAGTTGTAGCTTGGCGCCAAACAGTTTCTGTTTGAGGCTCAACACCAGATTGAGCATCAAGAACAGCAACTGCACCGTCAAGTACACGAAGAGAACGTTCAACTTCTACTGTGAAGTCTACGTGTCCCGGAGTATCGATGATGTTTACGCGGTGACCTTTCCAAGATGCAGTAGTTGCAGCGGAAGTGATCGTGATACCGCGCTCTTGCTCCTGTTCCATCCAGTCCATTTGGGAAGCACCTTCGTGTGTTTCACCAATCTTATGGATACGTCCAGTGTAGTAAAGAACACGTTCAGTAGTTGTTGTTTTACCAGCATCGATGTGAGCCATGATACCGATATTACGAGTGTTATCTAAGGAGAACTCTCTTGCCATGCTGTTATTTCTCCTTCCTATATGAATAATTTTTTAGGTTTAAAGATCAAATTACCAGCGGTAGTGAGCAAACGCTTTGTTTGCTTCCGCCATTTTGTGTGTATCTTCACGTTTCTTGACTGCTGCACCAGTGTTGTTGGCTGCATCAAGGATTTCGTTAGCTAAACGCTCTTCCATGGTTTTTTCACCGCGAAGACGAGCGTAGTTTACTAACCAGCGAAGACCAAGAGTCGTACGGCGTTCAGGGCGAACCTCAACTGGTACTTGGTAGTTTGCACCACCAACACGACGAGCTCTTACTTCCAATACTGGCATGATGTTTTTCAAAGCTTGATCGAATACTTCCATTGCATCTTTACCTGTGCGATCTTTGATGATATCAAAAGATGAATAAAGAATTTTTTGAGAAGTACCTTTCTTGCCATCAACCATCATTTTATTGATTAAGCGAGTCACTAGTTTAGAATTGTAAAGCGGATCTGGCAATACATCTCTTTTAGAAACAGGACCTTTACGTGGCATGTGTATTTCCTCCTTTCAGCAAAAGCTTACTTTCTTAATTGAATTATTTTTTAGCTGGTTTAGGGCGCTTAGTACCGTATTTAGAACGGCCTTGTCTGCGGCTGTCAACACCTGCAGTATCCAAAGCACCACGAACGATGTGATAACGTACCCCTGGTAAATCTTTTACACGTCCGCCGCGGATAAGTACGACGCTGTGCTCTTGCAAGTTATGACCAATACCAGGAATATAAGCAGTTACCTCGATACCGTTAGTCAAACGAACACGAGCATATTTACGCAATGCGGAGTTCGGTTTCTTCGGTGTCATTGTACCAACACGAGTACATACTCCGCGTTTTTGTGGAGATGATACGTTTGTGTTAGCTTTTTTGAAGCTGTTATAACCTTTGTTAAGTGCTGGAGATTTAGATTTAGTCGATTTTGATTGACGTGGTTTACGCACTAATTGGTTAATAGTTGGCATGTGTATTTCCTCCCTTCAAGTTTGTTTAAGCCCACACATCCAGGTGGTTCATTTTTAAGCAAAAACAAAGTCTTTGCAGTTCACCAATGCTGCAAAAACATGTTAATAAAATAGTGCGACAGCTGCTGCTCCGACATCAATACCGCATGTTCTTCCGAGCTTTCGCATAGAATCTACATGAGTAATTGTGACATTCATGTTCTCAGCCGTTTCAATTACCTTCGCCGTCAACATTGGATCGGCATCATCGGCAATGATGACTTCTTTGACATTTCTATCTTTTAGAGCTTTAACTGTCTGTTTAGTTCCTGCTATAAAACTTTTAGCCTGCGATACTTTTTCATAAGACATTTGCATATCCTCCAAAGCAGCTGGATAAAGAATAAGAGCAACCTTGAATATATTATCATCTACCTATTTTAATGTCAACAGGATATTCATGATAATTTTCAAAAATGGAGCCGGACGCAAAAGAATGAAATGCTCTCCTTTTGCGCCGGCTTATTTTTATTATTCTACTGTCACTGGCTCTTCAGAACCGATCAGTTCAGCTTCAGCCCTGCGATAGCGCTGCATGCCTGTTCCTGCCGGCACCAATTTACCGATGATGACATTTTCTTTCAAGCCGAGAAGCTCGTCGCGTTTTCCTTTGATTGCTGCATCTGTAAGGACACGAGTTGTTTCCTGGAAGGATGCTGCAGACAAGAAGGAATCCGTTTCAAGTGATGCTTTTGTAATACCGAGCAAGACTGGACGTCCTGTTGCAGGCACTCCGCCTCCAAGGATTGCTTTTTCGTTGGCATCCGTAAATTGATGGATATCAAGAAGAGATCCTGGAAGAACTTCTGTGTCGCCGGCATCAATGACACGTACTTTGCGAAGCATTTGGCGAACCATTACTTCAACGTGCTTATCACCGATTTCAACACCCTGCATACGGTAAACTTTTTGAACTTCGCGAAGCAGGTATTCCTGCACCGCATTGACATCACGGACCTTAAGCAATTCTTTCGGATCGATGGATCCTTCTGTCATTACTTGGCCGCGGCCAACTTTATCATTTACAGCCACTTTCAAGCGTGCTGTATATGGTGCGTTGTAAGAGCGTGTTTCGACTTCACCTTGGACGACGATTTCCTGCTGGCGGTCGCGGCCTTCATTGATGGCAGTGACAACACCAGTAATTTCGGAAATGATTGCTTGCCCTTTAGGGTTACGAGCCTCAAACAACTCTTGGATACGAGGAAGACCTTGTGTGATATCGTCCCCTGCAACCCCACCTGTATGGAACGTACGCATTGTAAGCTGTGTACCTGGTTCACCGATTGATTGGGCAGCGATAATACCGACTGCTTCTCCCACTTCAACCTGCTGGCCAGTTGCCAAGTTGCGGCCGTAGCACTTCTTACATACGCCATGGCGTGTGTTGCAAGTGAATGCAGAACGGATGGAAACAGATTCCACGCCTGCGCTGACGATAGCTTTTGACAGATCCTCATCGATCAATTCGTTTTCATCCACCATCACTTCGCCTGTTTCAGGGTTCTTGATGGCTTTTCTTGCATAACGGCCAATCAAGCGCTCTTCCAACGGCTCGATGATTTCTGTGCCTTCTTTGATGGAGCTGATATGAAGACCACGGTCTGTTCCGCAGTCATCTTCACGGACGATAACATCCTGTGCAACATCAACAAGACGGCGTGTAAGATATCCTGAGTCAGCTGTTTTCAAGGCTGTATCCGCAAGACCTTTACGCGCACCATGCGTCGAGATGAAGTATTCGAGTACCGTCAGACCTTCACGGAATGAAGATTTGATCGGCAACTCGATGATGCGTCCGGCCGGGTTGGCCATCAATCCGCGCATACCAGCTAACTGTGTAAAGTTAGATGCGTTACCACGGGCACCAGAGTCACTCATCATGAAGATTGGGTTGCGTTTGTCAAGGGATGCCATCAGCTTGCCTTGGATTGTATCTTTCGCACCACTCCAGATGGAGATGACGCGGTCATAGCGTTCTTCTTCCGTGATAAGACCACGGCGGAACTGCTTCAATACGTTGTCTACCTTCGTTTGAGCTTCCTTCAGAATTTCTTCTTTTTCAGCCAATACGACGATATCCGCTACACCGACAGTGATGCCGGCTTTTGTAGAATATTTGAATCCGAGGTTTTTCATGCGGTCAAGCATTTTAGACGTTTCAGTGATTTTGAATCGCTTGAATACTTCCGCGATGATGTTTCCAAGGATTTTCTTCTTGAATGGATCAATACCAGGCTGCTTTTGGATATGTTCCTTAACGTTGGTTGTCGGATCTACAAAATACTTCTCTGGAGTGCGAACTTCCAGGTTCGTTTGTGTAGGTTCGTTGATGTAAGGGAACGAATCAGGCAGGATCTCGTTGAATACGAGTTTTCCGACTGTCGTAATCAAAAGCATTTTCCTTTGTTCTTCAGTGAATGTTTGGTTCACTATTGAACTGGCATGAACGGCAATTCTTGTGTGCAGATGCACATATCCGTTTTGATAAGCGATCAAGGCTTCGTTCGTATCCTTGAAGATACTGCCTTCACCGACACCACCTTCTCTTTCCATCGTCAAGTAATAGTTTCCTAATACCATATCCTGGGAAGGAGTAACAACCGGCTTGCCATCTTTTGGATTCAAGATATTTTGAGCTGCAAGCATCAACAGTCTTGCTTCTGCTTGAGCTTCAGATGATAAAGGTACATGGACGGCCATTTGGTCACCATCAAAGTCCGCGTTATATGCAGTACATACGAGCGGGTGAAGACGGATTGCGCGTCCTTCAACCAATGTTGGTTCGAACGCCTGGATTCCAAGTCTGTGAAGAGTAGGAGCACGGTTTAAGAGAACTGGATGTTCTTTAATGACCGATTCAAGGACATCCCATACTTCAGGCTGAACACGTTCGATTTTTCTTTTTGCACTCTTGATATTATGCGCCAAGCCTTTTTCGACAAGCTCTTTCATGACGAATGGCTTAAACAATTCAAGAGCCATTTCTTTCGGAAGTCCGCATTGGTACATTTTTAAGTTAGGACCAACGACGATTACAGAACGTCCGGAGTAGTCAACACGTTTACCAAGCAAGTTTTGGCGGAAGCGCCCTTGCTTCCCTTTCAGCATATGGGAAAGGGATTTTAATGGACGGTTGCCCGGTCCTGTAACTGGACGGCCGCGGCGTCCGTTATCGATCAACGCATCTACAGCCTCTTGAAGCATACGCTTCTCGTTTTGAACGATGATGCTTGGAGCACCAAGGTCCAATAGACGCTTAAGACGGTTGTTGCGGTTGATGACACGGCGGTAAAGATCATTCAAATCAGATGTCGCAAAACGTCCTCCATCCAACTGAACCATCGGACGAAGTTCAGGAGGGATGACAGGAAGTACATCAAGAATCATCCAATCAGGATCATTTCCAGAGTTGCGGAATGCTTCAAGTACTTCAAGGCGTTTGATTGCACGTGTACGGCGTTGGCCTTGTGCAGTTTTAAGATCTTCTTTAAGATAATCGACTTCTTTGTCCAAATCGATGTCTTGAAGAAGTTTTTTGATCGCTTCTGCACCCATTGCAGCTTGGAATTTGTTTCCGTACTTTTCACGGTATGCTCGATATTCCTTTTCGGAAAGAAGCTGTTTCTTTTCTAAGGCTGTATCAGCCGGCTCTGTTACAACATAAGAAGCGAAGTAAATGACTTCCTCCAAAGCACGCGGGGACATGTCAAGAACAAGGCCCATGCGGCTAGGGATTCCTTTGAAGTACCAGATGTGGGAAACAGGTGCAGCAAGTTCGATGTGGCCCATGCGCTCACGGCGAACTTTTGCCCTTGTTACTTCTACCCCGCATCGATCACAAACGACGCCTTTATAGCGTACGCGTTTGTACTTTCCGCAATGGCATTCCCAGTCCTTTGTCGGACCGAAAATGCGCTCACAGAACAAACCGTCTTTTTCAGGTTTTAAAGTACGATAGTTGATAGTTTCTGGTTTTTTGACTTCCCCGAATGACCATGATCTGATTTTATCAGGTGAAGCTAAACCGATTTTCATATACTCAAAATTATTAACGTCTAGCAAGGGGCCTACCTCCCTTTTAATCTACAGGTTCTACCCTTATTGCTTCACAAGAGATTATTCCTTACTGCCAACAATTTCTGATTCTTCTTTTTTAGAATCAGGCGCGATGTTAAGAGTATCAGCTTGCTGCTGTTCTTCTTCATCTTCCATATCGCGCATTTCTATTTCTTCTTCATCGCCGGAAAGGATCTTAACATCCATACCCAAACTTTGAAGTTCTTTGATCAATACTTTAAATGATTCTGGAACACCAGGTTCCGGAACGTTTTCTCCTTTGACGATGGCTTCGTATGTTTTCACACGGCCTACAACGTCATCGGATTTAACTGTAAGAATTTCTTGAAGCGTATAAGCTGCCCCATATGCTTCAAGCGCCCAAACCTCCATCTCACCGAAACGCTGACCACCGAATTGAGCTTTACCGCCCAACGGCTGCTGCGTAACTAGAGAGTATGGTCCAGTAGAACGTGCATGAAGCTTATCGTCGACCATGTGAGCCAGTTTGATCATATACATGATACCGACAGATACACGGTTATCGAACGGCTCGCCTGTTCTTCCATCGTAAAGGATGGTTTTTGCATCACGTGCCATGCCAGCTTCTTCAATGGTAGACCAGACATCTTCCTCACGCGCACCATCAAATACTGGAGATGCGACATGAATTCCCAACGTTCTGGCAGCCATTCCAAGGTGAAGCTCAAGCACCTGTCCGATATTCATACGTGATGGAACCCCTAATGGGTTAAGCATGATATCGATCGGTGTGCCGTCCGGCAAGTACGGCATATCTTCTTCCGGAAGGATTCTTGAGATAACCCCTTTGTTACCATGTCGTCCGGCCATCTTATCTCCTTCAGAAATCTTACGCTTCTGAACGATATAGACACGAACCAGCTGGTTAACACCTGGAGGAAGCTCATCTCCGTCTTCACGGTTGAATACTTTTACGTCAAGGATGATTCCTTCACCACCGTGAGGTACACGTAAAGAAGTATCGCGTACTTCACGTGCTTTCTCACCAAAGATCGCATGCAATAAACGTTCTTCTGCTGTCAATTCAGTTACGCCCTTAGGTGTTACTTTTCCAACAAG is part of the Falsibacillus pallidus genome and encodes:
- the rpsJ gene encoding 30S ribosomal protein S10, which produces MAKQKIRIRLKAYDHRILDQSAEKIVETAKRSGAAVSGPIPLPTEKSVYTILRAVHKYKDSREQFEMRTHKRLIDIVNPTPQTVDSLMRLDLPSGVDIEIKL
- the tuf gene encoding elongation factor Tu, which translates into the protein MGKEKFDRSKTHANIGTIGHVDHGKTTLTAAITTVLAKRSGKGAAMAYDMIDAAPEERERGITISTAHVEYETDTRHYAHVDCPGHADYVKNMITGAAQMDGGILVVSAADGPMPQTREHILLSRQVGVPYLVVFMNKCDMVDDEELLELVEMEVRDLLSEYDFPGDDIPVIKGSALKALEGEAEWEEKIVELMNAVDEYIPTPERDTEKPFMMPVEDVFSITGRGTVATGRVERGQVKVGDTIDIIGLTEEPKSTTVTGVEMFRKLLDYAEAGDNIGALLRGVARDDVQRGQVLAKPGTITPHTKFKSEVYVLSKEEGGRHTPFFSNYRPQFYFRTTDVTGIIQLPEGVEMVMPGDNIEMTVELIAPIAIEEGTKFSIREGGRTVGAGVVATITE
- the rpsG gene encoding 30S ribosomal protein S7, which produces MPRKGPVSKRDVLPDPLYNSKLVTRLINKMMVDGKKGTSQKILYSSFDIIKDRTGKDAMEVFDQALKNIMPVLEVRARRVGGANYQVPVEVRPERRTTLGLRWLVNYARLRGEKTMEERLANEILDAANNTGAAVKKREDTHKMAEANKAFAHYRW
- the rpoC gene encoding DNA-directed RNA polymerase subunit beta' — its product is MLDVNNFEYMKIGLASPDKIRSWSFGEVKKPETINYRTLKPEKDGLFCERIFGPTKDWECHCGKYKRVRYKGVVCDRCGVEVTRAKVRRERMGHIELAAPVSHIWYFKGIPSRMGLVLDMSPRALEEVIYFASYVVTEPADTALEKKQLLSEKEYRAYREKYGNKFQAAMGAEAIKKLLQDIDLDKEVDYLKEDLKTAQGQRRTRAIKRLEVLEAFRNSGNDPDWMILDVLPVIPPELRPMVQLDGGRFATSDLNDLYRRVINRNNRLKRLLDLGAPSIIVQNEKRMLQEAVDALIDNGRRGRPVTGPGNRPLKSLSHMLKGKQGRFRQNLLGKRVDYSGRSVIVVGPNLKMYQCGLPKEMALELFKPFVMKELVEKGLAHNIKSAKRKIERVQPEVWDVLESVIKEHPVLLNRAPTLHRLGIQAFEPTLVEGRAIRLHPLVCTAYNADFDGDQMAVHVPLSSEAQAEARLLMLAAQNILNPKDGKPVVTPSQDMVLGNYYLTMEREGGVGEGSIFKDTNEALIAYQNGYVHLHTRIAVHASSIVNQTFTEEQRKMLLITTVGKLVFNEILPDSFPYINEPTQTNLEVRTPEKYFVDPTTNVKEHIQKQPGIDPFKKKILGNIIAEVFKRFKITETSKMLDRMKNLGFKYSTKAGITVGVADIVVLAEKEEILKEAQTKVDNVLKQFRRGLITEEERYDRVISIWSGAKDTIQGKLMASLDKRNPIFMMSDSGARGNASNFTQLAGMRGLMANPAGRIIELPIKSSFREGLTVLEYFISTHGARKGLADTALKTADSGYLTRRLVDVAQDVIVREDDCGTDRGLHISSIKEGTEIIEPLEERLIGRYARKAIKNPETGEVMVDENELIDEDLSKAIVSAGVESVSIRSAFTCNTRHGVCKKCYGRNLATGQQVEVGEAVGIIAAQSIGEPGTQLTMRTFHTGGVAGDDITQGLPRIQELFEARNPKGQAIISEITGVVTAINEGRDRQQEIVVQGEVETRSYNAPYTARLKVAVNDKVGRGQVMTEGSIDPKELLKVRDVNAVQEYLLREVQKVYRMQGVEIGDKHVEVMVRQMLRKVRVIDAGDTEVLPGSLLDIHQFTDANEKAILGGGVPATGRPVLLGITKASLETDSFLSAASFQETTRVLTDAAIKGKRDELLGLKENVIIGKLVPAGTGMQRYRRAEAELIGSEEPVTVE
- the fusA gene encoding elongation factor G — protein: MAREFSLDNTRNIGIMAHIDAGKTTTTERVLYYTGRIHKIGETHEGASQMDWMEQEQERGITITSAATTASWKGHRVNIIDTPGHVDFTVEVERSLRVLDGAVAVLDAQSGVEPQTETVWRQATTYGVPRVVFVNKMDKIGADFLYSVKTLHDRLQANAHPIQIPIGAEDEFEAIIDLVEMRAVFYGNDLGTEIEVRDIPESHQELAEEWREKLIEAVAELDEELMEKYLGGEEISTDELKAAIRKGTVNVEFYPVICGSAFKNKGVQLMLDTVIDYLPSPLDVPAIKGTVPDSDEEITRPSSDEEPFSALAFKVMTDPYVGKLTFFRVYSGTLSSGSYVQNSTKGKRERVGRILQMHANSREEISQVYAGDIAAAVGLKDTTTGDTLCDEKSLVILESMEFPEPVISVAIEPKSKADQDKMTTALQKLQEEDPTFRAHTDQETGQVIIAGMGELHLDIIVDRMKREFKVEANVGAPQVSYRETFRASAQVEGKFVRQSGGRGQYGHVWIEFSPNEEGKGFEFENGIVGGVVPREYVPAIQSGLEDALDNGVLAGYPLIDIKARLFDGSYHDVDSSEMAYKIAASMALKNAVSKCNPVILEPIMKVEIVIPEEYLGDIMGDVTSRRGRVEGMEARGNAQVVKSFVPLSEMFGYATSLRSNTQGRGVFSMHFDHYEEVPKSISEQIIKKNKGE
- the rpsL gene encoding 30S ribosomal protein S12, with product MPTINQLVRKPRQSKSTKSKSPALNKGYNSFKKANTNVSSPQKRGVCTRVGTMTPKKPNSALRKYARVRLTNGIEVTAYIPGIGHNLQEHSVVLIRGGRVKDLPGVRYHIVRGALDTAGVDSRRQGRSKYGTKRPKPAKK
- a CDS encoding 50S ribosomal protein L7ae-like protein; protein product: MSYEKVSQAKSFIAGTKQTVKALKDRNVKEVIIADDADPMLTAKVIETAENMNVTITHVDSMRKLGRTCGIDVGAAAVALFY